The Granulicella sp. 5B5 nucleotide sequence TCCATGCGAAGTGCCCTGGGGCGGTGGGGACTGTATTGCAGGCGTATCTGCACCGCACGGCCGCTGACGTGGAGCGGCTAGTGTCGCAAGGGATTCGCATACGGCTGTGCAAGGGGGCTTACAAGGAGCCCGCGACGATTGCGTTTCCTGAGAAGAGCGCCGTCGATGCGAACTATGTCGCGCTGATGAAGCGGCTGGTGACGAGCGGCGTCTTCTGCGGTATCGCAACGCATGATGAGGCCATCGTCGACCAGATGCGCGCGTTTGTTGCCAAAGAAGGTGTGGCGAAGAGTGCGTTCGAGTTCCAGATGCTGTATGGAGTGCGCCGCGACCTGCAGCGCAAGCTGATGGCCGAGGGCTTCGGCGTGCGCTGCTATGTGCCGTTCGGGACGGAGTGGTACCCGTACTTTATGCGCAGGCTGGCCGAGCGGCCCGCGAACGTGATCTTCCTGGCGAAGAACTTTTTCCGCAGCTAGACTTCGGCTC carries:
- a CDS encoding proline dehydrogenase family protein gives rise to the protein MLRSFFIGLSTNKPFRAFSEQSAMGKRVSRRFVAGMTVEESVAVAVKLNGEGIDVSLDSLGESVTERAQVEHSAAIYHQLLDAIAERGLRANVSVKLTQMGMEMDPAFAEAIVANIVEHAAYIKSFVRIDMEGSEYTEATIAMTERIHAKCPGAVGTVLQAYLHRTAADVERLVSQGIRIRLCKGAYKEPATIAFPEKSAVDANYVALMKRLVTSGVFCGIATHDEAIVDQMRAFVAKEGVAKSAFEFQMLYGVRRDLQRKLMAEGFGVRCYVPFGTEWYPYFMRRLAERPANVIFLAKNFFRS